TATCATCAAGGACCAGATTATCTCACTGAGCTACAGGGAGAAGGGAGTTTCTCGGACAGTTGAGGCCAGACTGGTGGTTTATGCTGACCCTGAAAGCGGTGAAACGCTGGAATTTATCACCAATCTTAAGGGATTGGATGCATTGACCATAGCTCTTCTGTATAAGAACAGGTGGGTTATCGAAGTGCTTTTCAAGCAGATAAAGCAGAATTTTGAGCTCAGAAATTTTTTGTCGGACAGCGAGAACGGGATCAAAATCCAGATTTGGATGGCATTAATACTCAACCTGCTGTTTACAGTTCTACATAAGCGGATAAAAGAGGCTGAAGACTTCTCGACCATGGTCATGGTAGCAGCAAAAAATCTTTGCTCCTACGTCAGTCTTGAAAAGTTCTTACTTTTTCCTGAAGCTTACTTTAAAAGTATATTTCAAAAAGACCTTCAAAATATGCAAACCCAATTATTCCTCTCAGGATAGGGGGTACTTTTTGAAATCAAAAAAAAAGTCCTCTAACATCATTCTAGAGGACTTTATTCTAATTTTCGTAATTTAGTCGGACGACAGTAGTATTTTTTAATAAATTCCTAAAATCCGCAGGATTTTAGTTTGGAGATTTGAATCTGCTTGTTTGTGTTCATTTTTGGTCTAGTTCGGGAATTTCTTCCCTTTGATTGAAGAGTGTTCATAGTTTTGAGACAATGGATTTTAGGTTTGAGGATAAAATGGACGGTTTTTTTCCTCAATTTTAATGGAAAAGGCATACCTCTTCCCTGTAAATCTTTATTTTTTGAGCTCCTGAGGGGTTTTTATCTGAATTTAGTTCAAAATCGGCTTGTAATCCTTACTCGTGAACAGTTTGAGCACTTCTCTTCTTCCCGTTCTTATCCACTTGGCTGAAACAGTGATAAATCTGAAGATAAACTTCTTGAGCCTGTCGGTAGGCTTAAGCCAATCAACTTTTCTGGAATACTCTCCAATGATATAGGTGTAAAAATTGGCATACATAGCCGTCATAAGCATAAAGGAGGTATTCTCTGCAAGGAACGAACAGGGCAACTTAGACCAGCCAAAGTCATTGTTGAGTACATCAAACAAGCGTTCGCTTGCACCCCGGGCGTTATAAAACCTTACAACAGCTTCATTGGACGATGTATGTTCATTGGTCAGAATAGCCCTGTAAGTAAATGCATCTCCACTAAACACATCTGCCTGCCCGTCTTTACGCCTGATTCTGGTAATGACCAGCCTGTAAGACCTGTCTTTACCGAAAGGTTTGTAGTCGGATAGGTCAGTAACTTCCATTTCCTGTACACCCAAACGTATTTTCTGCCACTTCTCAGGGGCTATACTTCCAAGGATATTATCCAGTTTGGCACATCTGTTTGCCCGTATATAAAAGCTTTCGGTATGTGCTTCCAGTGTGCGGAGAACTTCTTCCTGATAGGATGCTGAATCGGCTCTGAACCTTCCGATACGGATATTTTCATTGGTAAGCTGCCCAAACATGCGTGTAAGTGTATCAGCCTGCAAATATTTGGCCTGACTGTTGCCATTTCTGCCCTCTACGTACACAGGAATGGCCTGTGAAAATTCAGGATGTGCTATGGAAGCTACACCTGGCTGATATCCATAGACGTGTTTATATGTCTTTTTTGAATCGTACTTTTCAGTTGGAATGACGGTGTTGTCATAATCGAGGTCGTAAGCAACACCTGACTTGAGTAATCCGGTCTTACAAGCTGATTTTAACAACAAGCTGTTGAGTTTTCCATTGATATTAAATTCATGGCTTACTCCACTGGACGGATTTATAAAGAGTTCTGTATCAACAGCAAGCTCTTTGATACCTCTCAGAATTGTATCGGCACTGCATACTGAAAATGAAGGGACCTGTTCAAGTGCGTCTCTCAAGTGAACATTGATATCTTCAGTACAGTCGCCACCATTAAAGAAAATAGCCATATGATTGGCGAAAATGTCACTGTATGAAAACCCTCCCCTTAAGGCTCTAACCCCCAATTGATTATCAATGAGTTCTGGGAGACCAGAATTTTTGAA
This Cecembia calidifontis DNA region includes the following protein-coding sequences:
- a CDS encoding IS1380 family transposase codes for the protein MKITNSTEKITPFGGFNFVFNSFKNSGLPELIDNQLGVRALRGGFSYSDIFANHMAIFFNGGDCTEDINVHLRDALEQVPSFSVCSADTILRGIKELAVDTELFINPSSGVSHEFNINGKLNSLLLKSACKTGLLKSGVAYDLDYDNTVIPTEKYDSKKTYKHVYGYQPGVASIAHPEFSQAIPVYVEGRNGNSQAKYLQADTLTRMFGQLTNENIRIGRFRADSASYQEEVLRTLEAHTESFYIRANRCAKLDNILGSIAPEKWQKIRLGVQEMEVTDLSDYKPFGKDRSYRLVITRIRRKDGQADVFSGDAFTYRAILTNEHTSSNEAVVRFYNARGASERLFDVLNNDFGWSKLPCSFLAENTSFMLMTAMYANFYTYIIGEYSRKVDWLKPTDRLKKFIFRFITVSAKWIRTGRREVLKLFTSKDYKPILN